The Megalops cyprinoides isolate fMegCyp1 chromosome 12, fMegCyp1.pri, whole genome shotgun sequence genome contains a region encoding:
- the spata7 gene encoding spermatogenesis-associated protein 7: MGYTRPMDARKVNVPRYSLAGPFKGHMSFKSSPYCPGSSSKLTYQYLIEDHMVSHYKKVYSAKAVVDSTVPKSLLSSVKYADQQRRERLKKDVARYERRVASMRSLSQKSNRSDTRPSSTEMDKSPTFMQRDETAYPCLGSSMISTPRFTTSFHSKQIVYPSRTDNRSLSPPHRYRSTSEFSYRSPDSQRQQSVRSCMTSTSQNGFKAFQDPAQKTYSGDLLQKHSHCFTENKPFTPRTLKTGGKSFLSQYRFYTPPRGKQKATRLTHQDTYYGRGSSPEEELDLLQEMGNEREFSDDEPHNLNHSELHIKDHKTRWRSSDRLHSSSRVSPEGMKSPLMKKAATEEEELLYLEFIADVTNDILSRGLYSNRVLERVFDRQIEMNRHRLDEDKMRHLLEVLHKDLGGPSESFSICAELEEKREKHLPLSRLLHLGQEATKDHKLFTRTKFYDDSGGLENLIHSSASLPVPEDYGENSDIHGQKQGAESSEEFNTHSDPNYDLDNSGEKDSVGQSKEVEDLERNLEESLFLSEETDPQGVVEEDQ, translated from the exons ATGGGATATACTAGACCGATGGATGCAAGAAAAG tgaatGTCCCACGATACAGCCTAGCTGGGCCATTCAAGGGACACATGAGTTTCAAAAGCAGCC CTTACTGCCCAGGATCTTCAAGCAAACTAACCTACCAGTACCTCATTGAAGACCACATGGTATCCCATTACAAAAAGGTTTACTCAGCCAAAG CTGTCGTGGACTCAACAGTACCTAAAAGTTTGCTAAGCAGTGTGAAAT ATGCTGACCAGCAGCGACGGGAGAGGCTGAAGAAGGATGTGGCTCGCTATGAGAGACGGGTGGCCTCAATGCGGTCGCTGTCCCAAAAGAGCAACAGGAGCGACACAAGGCCCTCCTCCACCGAAATGGACAAG AGTCCTACATTTATGCAAAGGGATGAGACTGCTTATCCCTGTCTGGGCAGCTCCATGATATCCACCCCCAGATTCACCACCTCCTTCCATTCCAAACAAATAGTTTATCCGTCGCGCACTGACAACCGATCGTTGAGCCCTCCGCACCGATACCGCTCCACTTCTGAGTTCAGCTACCGGAGCCCAGACTCACAGAGGCAGCAGTCGGTCCGTTCCTGCATGACTTCCACCAGCCAGAATGGATTCAAGGCCTTCCAGGATCCCGCTCAGAAGACTTACAGTGGCGATCTTCTGCAGAAGCACTCCCATTGCTTCACCGAAAACAAGCCATTCACCCCCAGGACACTGAAAACAGGCGGCAAGTCCTTTCTGTCCCAGTATCGGTTCTATACCCCTCCCCGGGGGAAACAGAAGGCCACAAGACTCACTCATCAGGACACATACTATGGAAG AGGAAGCTCACCAGAGGAGGAACTGGATCTACTCCAG GAAATGGGTAATGAGCGTGAGTTTTCAGACGATGAGCCCCACAACCTAAACCACTCTGAGCTTCACATCAAGGATCACAAGACCAGATGGAGGAGCAGTGATCGTCTTCACTCATCATCTAG GGTTTCACCAGAAGGAATGAAATCCCCTTTGATGAAGAAAGCGGCTACAGA GGAGGAAGAGTTACTGTACCTTGAATTTATTGCTGATGTAACAAATGACATCTTATCAAGAGGACTCTATTCTAATAG GGTTTTGGAGCGTGTGTTTGATCGTCAGATAGAGATGAACAGACATCGACTAGATGAG gacaaaatgcGCCACCTTCTGGAAGTTCTTCACAAAGACCTTGGAGGGCCTTCTGAGTCCTTCTCAATCTGTGCAGAACTTGAAGAAAAACGGGAAAAACACCTACCTCTTAGCCGCCTTTTACATCTGGGACAAGAGGCAACCAAAGATCACAAACTTTTTACTCGCACTAAGTTTTATGATGACTCTGGGGGACTTGaaaatttaattcattcatcaGCCTCCCTTCCAGTACCAGAGGACTATGGTGAGAACAGTGATATACATGGGCAAAAACAAGGAGCCGAAAGCTCAGAAGAGTTTAATACTCATTCTGACCCTAACTATGACCTGGACAACAGTGGAGAAAAAGACAGTGTTGGACAATCAAAAGAAGTGGAGGACCTGGAACGAAATTTGGAAGAATCCTTATTTCTGTCTGAGGAAACTGACCCCCAGGGGGTTGTTGAGGAGGACCAGTGA
- the kcnk10b gene encoding potassium channel subfamily K member 10b, giving the protein MKFPIENPIKQVNWEQEQVAVQTSMAPPKKAQPGMVQSSLVQASVATMQNPTGCEARPNGHCPLPRLSVSSRSTVVASMDSGSSALHTVMKWKTVLAIFVVVLVYLIIGGLVFRALEQPFENNRKANITQEKAEFLQKHPCVNHSELEELIKHAVNAVSAGVSPIGETWYNSSYWDLGSAFFFAGTVITTIGYGNIAPSTEGGKIFCILYAIFGIPLFGFLLAGIGDQLGTIFVKSIAKVEKMFRQKHKQVSQTKIRVISTILFILAGCIVFVTIPAVIFKRIEGWTALEAIYFVVITLTTIGIGDYVAGGNRRIVYGEWYKPLVWFWILVGLAYFAAVLSMIGDWLRVLSKKTKEEVGEIKAHAAEWKANVRAEFRETRRRLSVEIHDKLQRAATIRSMERRRLGLEQRAHSLDMLSPEKRAVFSSLDTDRFKTSSQESIDSKLNNLRLKAERREKREQASSSSEDNIFNRFGSLTKLAKRSRAKDLKKNIPGDIRKMYDTCSCNVAMEEEEKKEEEEEEEEGEEEDGDEKECNTSLTNLPHYAENSKINNGFIPVQTKEENEKGFEEKEQQTNMNP; this is encoded by the exons aTGAAATTTCCAATAGAGAACCCAATAAAGCAAGTCAACTGGGAACAAGAGCAAG TGGCGGTTCAGACTAGCATGGCTCCCCCAAAGAAAGCCCAACCCGGGATGGTCCAGTCCAGTCTGGTTCAGGCCAGCGTGGCCACCATGCAGAACCCCACGGGCTGTGAGGCCAGACCCAATGGCCATTGCCCGCTTCCCAGGCTGTCCGTGTCCTCCCGCTCCACGGTCGTGGCCAGCATGGACAGCGGCAGCTCGGCGCTCCACACCGTCATGAAGTGGAAGACGGTGCTGGCAATCTTTGTGGTGGTCCTGGTCTACCTGATCATAGGCGGCCTGGTGTTCCGAGCGCTGGAGCAGCCCTTTGAAAACAACAGGAAGGCCAACATCACGCAGGAGAAGGCCGAGTTCCTGCAGAAACACCCATGCGTCAACCACTCCGAGCTGGAGGAGCTCATAAAG catgctgtgaATGCTGTCAGTGCCGGAGTGAGCCCGATTGGAGAGACATGGTACAACTCCAGTTACTGGGATCTCGGGAGTGCCTTTTTCTTTGCTGGCACAGTCATCACTACAATAG GGTATGGAAACATAGCTCCCAGTACAGAGGGTGGAAAGATTTTCTGCATCTTGTATGCCATATTTGGAATTCCTCTGTTTGGCTTTCTCTTGGCTGGAATTGGTGATCAGCTTGGAACAATCTTCGTTAAGAGCATAGCAAAGGTGGAGAAAATGTTTCGG cagaaacacaagcaGGTCAGCCAGACCAAGATCAGGGTGATCTCCACCATCCTCTTCATCCTGGCTGGGTGCATAGTGTTCGTCACCATTcctgcagtcattttcaaacGCATTGAGGGCTGGACTGCGCTTGAGGCCATTTACTTTGTGGTCATCACCCTCACAACCATTGGTATTGGGGACTATGTAGCAg GTGGTAACCGGAGGATTGTGTATGGGGAATGGTACAAGCCACTTGTCTGGTTTTGGATCTTGGTGGGTCTTGCTTACTTTGCTGCTGTGCTCAGCATGATTGGAGACTGGTTGAGAGTCCtctccaaaaaaacaaaagaggag GTTGGGGAGATAAAGGCTCACGCTGCCGAGTGGAAGGCCAATGTCAGGGCGGAGTTCAGGGAGACGCGGAGGCGGCTCAGTGTGGAGATCCACGACAAGCTGCAGCGGGCAGCCACCATCCGCAGCATGGAGCGCCGGCGGCTGGGCCTGGAGCAGCGGGCCCACTCCCTGGACATGCTCTCCCCGGAGAAGAGGGCCGTCTTCTCCAGCCTGGACACCGACCGCTTCAAGACCTCGTCGCAGGAGAGCATCGACTCCAAGCTCAACAACCTGCGCCTGAAGGCTGAGCGGCGGGAGAAACGCGAgcaggcctcctcctcctctgaggaCAACATCTTCAACCGCTTCGGCTCGCTCACCAAGCTGGCCAAGCGCAGCCGGGCCAAGGACCTTAAGAAGAACATCCCGGGGGACATCCGGAAGATGTATGACACATGCAGCTGCAATGTCgcgatggaggaggaggagaaaaaggaggaagaggaggaggaggaggagggggaggaggaggacggggATGAGAAGGAGTGTAACACCAGTTTGACAAACTTGCCCCACTATGCAGAGAACTCCAAGATAAACAACGGATTCATACCTGTTCAAACCAAAGAGGAGAATGAAAAAGGATTTgaggaaaaagaacagcaaaccAACATGAATCCTTAG